A part of Aspergillus flavus chromosome 5, complete sequence genomic DNA contains:
- a CDS encoding pyrroline-5-carboxylate reductase (unnamed protein product) — protein sequence MTTLAFIGCGNMGSAILDGLLEATRSEPQKSKIEYFIATTKSAASAEKLSEKYRSDPSRVLVASGSNVKVMEQSDIVLLACKPFLAQSILSEPGVAKALKGKFVISVMAGKTPAEIMEYIYGDSAQAMNRPVIVTAMPNVAARLRQSMTIIEENPALSKDRAEILTWIFEQIGTVKFVAPDLVNAGSMVSGAAMALLTLAVDGIMDGAVMEGFRRPDAMEVSAQVLEGLAGLLREGVHPAVLRESISSPRGCTIQGLYALEKNGVRGAYAEALVRGVKHLRGEN from the exons aTGACAACCCTCGCATTTATCGGCTGCG GAAACATGGGCTCCGCAATCCTAGACGGCCTGCTAGAGGCCACCCGCTCGGAGCCCCAAAAATCCAAAATCGAATACTTCATAGCGACCACCAAGAGCGCGGCCTCAGCCGAGAAGCTTAGCGAGAAATACCGCTCAGATCCATCACGGGTGTTAGTTGCGTCCGGGTCCAACGTTAAAGTCATGGAGCAGTCAGACATCGTCCTGCTAGCGTGCAAGCCTTTCCTGGCGCAGAGTATTCTGTCCGAGCCGGGCGTAGCGAAAGCGTTAAAAGGAAAATTCGTCATCAGCGTTATGGCGGGCAAGACGCCTGCCGAGATCATGGAGTACATCTATGGGGATTCAGCCCAGGCGATGAATAGGCCGGTGATTGTAACGGCCATGCCGAATGTGGCGGCGCGATTGCGCCAGTCCATGACTATTATCGAGGAGAACCCGGCGCTTTCGAAAGATCGGGCGGAGATTCTGACTTGGATCTTTGAGCAGATTGGGACGGTCAAGTTTGTGGCGCCGGATTTGGTCAATGCTGGGTCGATGGTTTCTGGGGCCGCGATGGCGCTCTTGACTCTTGCTGTTGATGGGATTATGGATGGGGCTGTTATGGAGGGTTTCCGACGGCCGGATGCTATGGAGGTGTCGGCGCAAGTGTTGGAGGGGTTGGCTGGGTTGTTGAGGGAGGGCGTTCATCCGGCGGTTTTGAGGGAGAGTATTTCTTCGCCGAGGGGGTGTACTATTCAAGGACTGTAtgctttggagaagaatgggGTTCGGGGGGCGTATGCTGAGGCGTTGGTTAGGGGGGTGAAGCATTTGAGGGGAGAGAACTAG
- a CDS encoding putative proline oxidase Put1, which yields MKPKVFWPRKPETFYSASKPLADAASPAHNAALHSSPAQKRAPLADLPTKTLLRSLFLTSAMASPLLKPSIAVLKYVVDSKSPLLSPSKNPIMNYILRATIYNHFCAGVNETEVRKTVQDMKTLGFKGVILGYARESVAKVDAAGSHVEEWKNAQAIEDRAVDEWKEGNLRTLRMVGKGDYMNIKFTGAGPAAVEALARGDPVPPPRIKQAITEICEATAAQGSRFWIDAEQQIFQPAIDAWTIDLMRQFNRDGRVVVLNTIQAYLKSSAENVHRHLALAGKEGWALGIKLVRGAYIEHDIRERIHDNKADTDRNYNHIVESLLSRQSPFQDLHDTKFPDARLFVATHNAESVRRAYSISRHRILNGLPTIPLEMGQLQGMADEVSCGLLAEYRPESDVPLSGKSPVEASVFPKVFKCLAWGTTEECLHFLLRRAVENQGAVVRTQDTAAAMRKEAWRRIGLRW from the exons ATGAAGCCGAAGGTATTCTGGCCCAGAAAGCCAGAAACGTTCTATTCCGCGTCCAAACCGCTGGCCGATGCTGCGTCGCCCGCTCACAATGCGGCCCTCCATTCGTCGCCTGCCCAGAAGAGGGCGCCTCTCGCGGACTTACCGACGAAGACACTTCTGCGCTCTTTATTCCTGACGTCAGCGATGGCGTCGCCGCTTTTGAAACCCTCTATAGCGGTGCTGAAATATGTGGTGGATTCAAAGTCGCCCCTGCTTAGTCCCTCTAAGAACCCTATCATGAACTACATCCTCCGCGCAACAATCTACAACCACTTCTGCGCGGGTGTTAATGAGACAGAAGTCCGCAAAACAGTCCAGGACATGAAGACTCTGGGCTTCAAGGGCGTCATCCTCGGATATGCGCGGGAATCCGTCGCAAAGGTCGACGCAGCCGGCTCCCACgtggaggaatggaagaatGCACAAGCCATCGAAGACCGTGCAGTGGACGAATGGAAAGAGGGCAACTTACGGACACTCAGAATGGTCGGAAAAGGAGATTACATGAATATCAA ATTCACCGGCGCCGGCCCTGCAGCTGTTGAAGCACTCGCCCGCGGTGACCCCGTCCCACCACCACGCATCAAGCAAGCTATTACAGAAATCTGCGAAGCAACTGCAGCCCAGGGATCCCGGTTCTGGATCGACGCCGAGCAACAGATCTTCCAACCAGCCATTGACGCCTGGACCATCGATCTCATGAGACAATTCAACCGCGACGGCAGGGTAGTCGTGCTCAACACCATTCAGGCGTATTTGAAATCGTCCGCCGAAAACGTCCATCGCCATCTAGCTCTCGCCGGAAAGGAAGGCTGGGCCCTGGGAATCAAGCTAGTCCGGGGCGCGTACATTGAACACGATATTCGGGAGAGGATTCATGACAACAAAGCTGACACAGATCGGAACTACAACCACATCGTGGAGAGTCTGCTCTCGCGGCAATCCCCGTTTCAGGACTTACATGACACAAAGTTCCCGGATGCTAGGCTTTTCGTCGCAACACATAATGCGGAGAGCGTCCGGAGGGCATACTCGATTTCGAGACACCGGATTCTCAACGGCTTACCCACGATACCCCTGGAGATGGGCCAGTTGCAGGGTATGGCAGATGAGGTGAGCTGTGGGCTATTGGCCGAATATCGACCGGAGTCCGACGTGCCACTGAGCGGAAAAAGCCCCGTGGAGGCATCTGTGTTCCCTAAGGTCTTCAAGTGTCTGGCGTGGGGGACTACCGAGGAGTGTCTTCATTTCTTGTTGCGTCGGGCGGTTGAGAATCAAGGGGCTGTGGTGAGAACGCAGGACACGGCAGCGGCGATGAGAAAGGAAGCATGGCGTCGGATAGGATTAAGATGGTGA
- a CDS encoding dehydrogenase with different specificitie (gluconate 5-dehydrogenase) translates to MVADPRPQTLAGKVAIVTGATRGIGAGLAEELARRGAKVLITYTSASSEPIADKLIEKIKNFNNGSKAAKVRADLRDLSAGETIVEASIQAFGPNIDILVNNAGVEVVKPLSDLTVEDYNLVYDLNVRGAIFLTQAVLPHLRAPGRIINISSVGARAGFANLSIYCSSKAALEGLTRCWAAELGDAGHTVNAVNPGPVQTALLENIPKELVEMQKSATPVEHRVGTIDDVAQVVAWLASEESRWVSGQAIAASGGFAMY, encoded by the exons ATGGTCGCAGACCCCAGACCCCAAACACTAGCCGGCAAAGTCGCCATTGTGACAGGCGCAACGAGAGGAATCGGCGCCGGGCTGGCTGAAGAATTAGCCCGTCGAGGAGCCAAA GTCTTGATCACATACACATCAGCGAGCAGCGAACCCATCGCTGATAAACTAAtcgagaaaatcaaaaacttCAACAACGGCTCCAAGGCAGCCAAAGTCCGCGCCGATCTCCGCGATCTATCAGCTGGAGAAACGATCGTCGAAGCCTCAATCCAAGCATTCGGCCCCAACATCGATATCCTGGTTAACAACGCCGGCGTGGAAGTAGTGAAGCCCCTTTCAGATCTCACGGTGGAAGACTACAACCTCGTTTACGACCTGAACGTCCGCGGGGCTATCTTTCTGACGCAGGCTGTTCTCCCGCATCTACGTGCACCCGGTCGGATCATCAATATCAGTTCAGTTGGCGCACGGGCGGGATTCGCTAATTTGTCGATTTATTGCTCGTCCAAGGCGGCCTTGGAGGGCTTGACGCGATGCTGGGCTGCGGAGTTGGGTGATGCTGGGCATACGGTGAATGCTGTTAATCCGGGGCCGGTGCAGACGGCTTTGCTGGAGAATATTCCGAAGGAGTTGGTGGAGATGCAGAAGTCTGCTACGCCGGTTGAGCATCGGGTGGGGACGATTGATGATGTTGCGCAGGTGGTGGCGTGGCTTGCTTCTGAGGAGAGTCGGTGGGTTTCTGGGCAGGCGATTGCTGCTTCTGGGGGGTTTGCGATGTATTGA
- a CDS encoding putative dehydrogenase (short-chain dehydrogenase/reductase, putative), translating to MSAKTIIVTGASRGIGLAIAKYLLTSPQSHNVVVIARSVEPLQKLKEQYNKQVEVLNGDLADLSIGQKAVDLALKSFGRLDGMVLNHGVLGQVGKIAQADPEQWKHGFDVNFISFVAFIKAGLPALRETKGKLVFTSSGAAVSAYRGWGLYGATKAAMNHLALSLGEEEPDVTTISIRPGMVDTEMQRELREDHATTLEPQVHSKFTTVHKEGKLLKPEQPGHVMAKLVLDGPKELSGKFLSWNDKALEAFQA from the exons ATGTCTGCCAAAACAATTATTGTCACCGGTGCCTCGAGAG GTATCGGTCTCGCAATCGCAAAGTACCTCCTCACCTCCCCTCAATCGCACAACGTCGTCGTGATAGCTCGCAGTGTTGAGCCCCTCCAAAAGCTTAAGGAGCAATACAACAAACAGGTGGAGGTGCTCAATGGCGATCTCGCCGATCTGTCCATCGGCCAGAAGGCCGTCGACCTAGCCCTCAAGTCGTTCGGCCGTCTGGACGGAATGGTTCTGAACCATGGTGTGCTGGGACAAGTCGGCAAGATTGCCCAAGCCGATCCTGAGCAGTGGAAGCACGGATTCGACGTAAACTTCATCAGCTTCGTTGCCTTT ATCAAAGCTGGTCTTCCCGCGCTTCGCGAGACGAAGGGCAAGCTTGTCTTCACTTCTTCCGGTGCTGCCGTGTCGGCTTACCGAGGTTGGGGTCTGTATGGCGCAACTAAGGCAGCGATGAACCACCTTGCGCTTAGCTTGGGCGAGGAAGAGCCTGACGTTACGACGATCTCTATTCGGCCCGGAATGGTTGACACCGAGATGCAGCGGGAGCTGAGAGAAGACCATGCTACAACGCTGGAACCTCAGGTCCATTCCAAGTTTACTACGGTCCACAAGGAGGGAAAACTCCTCAAGCCCGAACAGCCCGGTCATGTCATGGCCAAGTTGGTGCTTGATGGCCCCAAGGAATTGTCCGGTAAATTTCTATC ATGGAACGACAAGGCTCTTGAAGCCTTCCAGGCGTAA
- a CDS encoding protein containing a U1-type Zn-finger and implicated in RNA splicing or processing has protein sequence MPRAEAGSTKAISNKIKSKGLQRLRWYCQMCEKQCRDENGFKCHTQSESHVRNALLVGEDPRKYIEEYSKEFLNNFLTQLRTSHQEKAIHANIFYQTIVADKTHIHLNATKWKSLTQFVAYLGREGLCRVEETEKGLFIAYIDRSPEAMRRREALMKKERQDRGDEEREQRQILEQVERARQNADKEEEIDPEARNLQRKEGEKVKLNIGFGSKANGDSKTESPKPQSPEEKDNAASSATPEPAAASASPDSAPTPAPAAAAPAPAQDAPKPAVKLSMSLGDKKPKNVFAAAAKKNPLAGKKGPVMEAPKKMSEQERIMKQEMEAMEKKRMRGGFGMPNPKRPKLT, from the exons ATGCCGCGCGCAGAAGCAGGAAGCACAAAAGCCATCAGCAACAAGATCAAATCC AAAGGACTTCAGCGACTCCGATGGTACTGTCAGATGTGCGAGAAGCAATGTCGAGATGAGAACGGATTTAAATG TCACACCCAGAGCGAAAGCCACGTGAGAAACGCACTTTTAGTTGGCGAGGATCCGAGAAAATATATCGAGGAGTACAGCAAGGAGTTTTTGAATAACTTCCTTACTCAGTTGAGGACGTCTCACCAAGAAAAAGCTATCCATGCGAACATATTTTACCAGACTATAGTTGCGGATAAGACG CACATACATTTAAACGCTACGAAATGGAAGAGCCTTACACAGTTTGTGGCTTATCTGGGACGGGAAGGGCTGTGTCGCGTTGAGGAGACGGAGAAGGGTCTTTTTATTGCGTATATCGACCGGAGTCCGGAGGCGATGAGGCGGAGAGAGGCGCttatgaagaaagagcgTCAGGATCgtggtgatgaggagaggGAGCAACGACAGATTTTGGAGCAGGTTGAGCGCGCGAGACAGAATGCggacaaggaggaagaaatagACCCTGAAGCGAGGAATTTGCAGAGGAAGGAGGGCGAGAAAGTCAAACTTAATATTGGCTTTGGTTCGAAGGCGAATGGCGACTCGAAGACCGAATCGCCGAAACCACAGTCTCCCGAGGAAAAGGATAACGCCGCTTCCTCGGCGACGCCGGAGCCTGCCGCTGCTTCTGCATCTCCGGACTCAGCCCCGACCCCGGCCccggctgctgctgctcctgctcctgctcaGGATGCGCCAAAGCCGGCAGTTAAGCTGTCGATGTCATTGGGTGACAAGAAACCAAAGAATGTGTTTGCTGCTGcagcgaagaagaacccACTTGCCGGGAAGAAGGGCCCCGTGATGGAAGCTCCCAAGAAGATGAGTGAGCAGGAGAGAATCATGAAGCAGGAAATGGAggcaatggagaagaagcgcatgCGTGGAGGATTTGGAATGCCGAATCCCAAGCGCCCGAAGTTGACCTGA
- a CDS encoding FAD dependent oxidoreductase superfamily: MPTVILGGGIIGSAIAYYLSETHPPGDIHIIESSTELFSSASGYAAGFLAKDWFSPDVASLGELSFGLHERLAIEYGGVERWGYMKGMALSYDATIKRGSGSQGDEWMDRGGSRAEMASRSTLGSEMGAPAWLTVRSGVEVERISDVDTAQVDPLRLCRFLMDTAVSRGVQLHHPARATSLVTDSGTLTGVKMVDLVSQEESTLPCTHLVICAGAWTSRVFEDLFPSAQVSIPVSQLAGYSLVLRSPRHTLEHEQQTFGGRCHAIFTENPFSCGFSPEIFSRQGGEIYIAGLNDPDMPLPGLAEESRNLIDRDELRRLKAVSTQLMGRLVDEDAGVTDVNMDDLEVLREGLCFRPVTHRGTPVVCRVDDDFLGDGLKTDGHGGIFVASGHGPWGISLSLGTGRVVADMVEGVRPRADVSKLGL; the protein is encoded by the exons ATGCCAACCGTAATCCTCGGCGGCGGAATAATCGGCTCCGCAATCGCCTACTACCTATCCGAGACCCATCCACCAGGGGACATCCATATCATTGAATCCTCAACGGAACTATTCAGCTCTGCGTCTGGGTACGCGGCTGGCTTTCTGGCAAAAGATTGGTTTAGCCCGGATGTTGCTTCTCTGGGTGAGCTTTCGTTTGGGTTACATGAGAGGTTGGCTATTGAATATGGTGGGGTGGAGAGGTGGGGGTATATGAAGGGGATGGCTTTGAGTTACGATGCCACTATTAAGAGGGGGAGTGGTAGTCAAGGTGATGAGTGGATGGATAGAGGGGGTAGTCGAGCGGAGATGGCTTCTAGGTCGACTTTGGGGAGTGAGATGGGGGCTCCGGCTTGGTTGACGGTGAGGTCGggggtggaggtggagaggattAGTGATGTTGATACTGCGCAGGT TGATCCGTTGAGACTGTGTCGGTTTCTGATGGATACGGCTGTATCCCGTGGTGTGCAGCTTCATCACCCGGCTAGGGCTACTTCTCTCGTCACAGACAGTGGCACTCTTACTGGAGTCAAGATGGTCGATCTCGTTTCGCAGGAGGAGTCTACACTTCCGTGTACCCATCTCGTTATTTGTGCGGGGGCTTGGACGTCGCGTGTCTTCGAggatctctttccttccgcGCAGGTCTCCATTCCCGTCTCGCAGTTGGCGGGGTACTCTCTCGTCCTCCGTTCTCCGAGACATACCCTGGAACACGAGCAACAAACATTCGGAGGTAGATGTCACGCTATCTTCACCGAAAACCCCTTTTCCTGCGGCTTCAGTCCGGAGATCTTCTCGCGACAGGGCGGCGAGATCTACATTGCTGGTCTGAATGATCCAGATATGCCACTACCAGGTCTAGCAGAGGAGTCTCGGAATTTAATCGATCGTGATGAGTTAAGGAGGTTAAAGGCCGTGTCTACCCAGTTAATGGGTAGACTcgtggatgaggatgctgGAGTCACTGACGTAAACATGGATGATTTGGAGGTTCTTCGTGAGGGATTGTGCTTCCGTCCTGTTACCCATCGGGGAACGCCTGTTGTGTGCAGGGTAGATGATGATTTTCTGGGAGATGGACTGAAGACCGATGGTCACGGTGGTATTTTTGTGGCTTCTGGACATGGTCCTTGGGGGATCTCGTTGTCGTTGGGGACTGGGAGGGTCGTGGCGGATATGGTAGAGGGTGTGCGGCCGAGGGCTGATGTGAGTAAGTTGGGACTTTAA
- a CDS encoding negative cofactor 2 complex subunit beta (CBF/NF-Y family transcription factor, putative) — MSDREFSSNDDLSLPKATVQKIITEILPPSSGQTFSKDARDLLMECCVEFITLISSEANDISEKEAKKTIACEHVERALRDLGFGDYIPDVLAVAEEHKEQLKSREKKQSKMEQSGLSEEELLRQQQELFRSATEKYHAAPE, encoded by the exons ATGTCAGATCGCGAGTTCAGTT CGAACGATGACCTGTCGCTTCCTAAAG CGACGGTCCAAAAAATTATCACCGAAATTCTACCTCCTTCTTCCGGCCAGACCTTTTCCAAAGATGCTCGCGATCTCCTTATGGAATGCTGCGTCGAATTCATCACCTTGATCTCCTCCGAAGCCAATGACATCAGCGAGAAAGAGGCCAAGAAAACAATCGCCTGTGAGCATGTAGAGCGGGCTCTGCGTGATCTTGGTTTTGGCGATTATATCCCGGATGTCCTTGCTGTGGCAGAGGAGCATAAGGAGCAGTTAAAG TcgcgagaaaagaaacaaagcaagATGGAGCAGAGTGGACTGTCGGAAGAGGAGCTGTTACGACAGCAACAGGAGCTGTTTCGCTCTGCTACGGAGAAGTATCACGCTGCCCCGGAGTAA
- a CDS encoding Alpha/Beta hydrolase protein has protein sequence MTAFTILLGLAVPSLTAANAAANFNLSIATLETYGCDSTCQAVFDYAQAEDRTLFGTDFEFGFYATASNFSRSQPGDLLKFEAIDPDGLDVINGMSAYRFQYTSRDLDGSPVPATGFIGIPYTSFRKDQKYPTIAYAHGTIGVFAGCPPSTTPTLYDYTSWSILIEKGYAIIAPDYAGLGNNYTEHKYLSFPAHANDLYYGMVAARKAFPGLFTDGWMGVGHSQGGGSVWKLSESKLLQTGAAGKYLGTVALAPASKIYDMTLLGVESLSQTSNYASYDILYETIWLPFAIERVFPGMSRAPFAETLQNRTKIADMAQACNYGIMSLAYGLKPLDLFTSAIKNNTDFQEWQDMVAPANGDKAGEPMMIIQGLNDTAVLPQITVSSFQDACRYGNEAHLRLYPGMDHSDVLTASSPEWLAFIDGRFAGWKTPGNCSTITHQPFDVAHMVTEPEAAEIASI, from the coding sequence ATGACAGCATTTACTATACTTCTCGGCTTGGCCGTCCCATCTTTGACTGCTGCAAATGCCGCTGCAAACTTTAACTTATCAATTGCAACCCTTGAGACCTATGGCTGCGATTCTACTTGCCAGGCGGTTTTTGACTATGCGCAAGCCGAGGACCGGACGCTGTTCGGGACTGACTTTGAATTTGGCTTTTATGCCACGGCATCCAATTTCTCCCGATCCCAGCCCGGTGATCTGTTGAAGTTTGAAGCCATTGACCCAGATGGCCTGGATGTTATCAACGGAATGTCTGCCTACCGCTTCCAATATACGTCTCGAGATCTAGACGGGTCCCCCGTTCCGGCTACCGGATTCATCGGAATACCCTATACATCGTTCCGAAAAGACCAAAAGTACCCAACCATCGCCTACGCCCACGGTACCATCGGGGTCTTTGCTGGATGCCCACCATCTACTACCCCAACCCTCTACGACTATACCAGCTGGAGTATCCTCATTGAGAAGGGCTACGCCATCATCGCGCCTGACTATGCTGGTCTCGGAAACAACTACACGGAGCATAAATATCTTAGTTTCCCTGCGCACGCCAATGATCTCTACTATGGTATGGTTGCCGCTCGGAAAGCCTTCCCTGGGCTTTTCACAGATGGGTGGATGGGTGTTGGACATTCTCAAGGAGGCGGCTCCGTCTGGAAGCTTTCGGAGAGCAAGTTGCTACAAACTGGGGCCGCCGGAAAGTATCTAGGTACTGTCGCATTGGCGCCTGCCTCGAAGATTTATGACATGACCCTCCTTGGTGTCGAGTCACTTTCTCAAACCTCCAATTATGCGTCGTACGATATCCTCTATGAGACAATCTGGCTACCCTTCGCCATTGAGCGTGTCTTCCCCGGTATGAGCCGCGCGCCGTTTGCCGAAACACTCCAGAATCGAACAAAAATCGCCGACATGGCGCAAGCCTGTAATTACGGTATCATGTCACTGGCTTATGGACTAAAACCTCTGGATCTCTTTACTTCGGCAATCAAGAACAACACGGACTTCCAGGAGTGGCAAGATATGGTCGCTCCCGCCAATGGTGACAAGGCTGGAGAGCCTATGATGATCATCCAGGGTTTGAATGACACTGCCGTTCTGCCCCAGATCACCGTTAGTTCTTTCCAAGACGCCTGCCGTTACGGGAACGAGGCCCACCTCAGGTTGTATCCCGGAATGGATCATTCTGATGTGCTGACTGCGAGCTCCCCTGAGTGGTTGGCTTTTATCGATGGGCGCTTCGCTGGTTGGAAGACTCCAGGAAACTGCAGCACCATTACACACCAACCTTTTGATGTTGCTCACATGGTTACCGAGCCCGAAGCTGCAGAAATTGCAAGCATCTAA
- a CDS encoding actin-domain-containing protein: MPPFKDEHILIIAPGSQVTLAQLGLPESFTPARYRFPTRMFPAEKKGEFEPYKIRERRQDGKPSNGTSAPKEDVEMKDAETSAPEATGNNEAAPKPENGEQEDKKEPAEGQETNGETKKEAQQIFYEEDVTSDEGAIYPLENGHIVDWPCFFALLTHVHNTLSPPFHTPIMLISQPAWSARDREAITQFVFEKFKTPAFCMMDSALAICYGYGTSTAAVVDVGKGKVDVTAVTDFLVNEHGRGIALEGCGGDYMTDRLQELLGSKGFTREMCEQLKRSNITEILPAGTPLPGTAATARQNPNPAAAASTGGQDGGPNDAVPRGPGEGTQTGPEGTNGEDEDEGVLDVAAIVSGNTSEFLANREKEKAEKSSSKKGSVDQSGKPIRLPNSKKEKASFQYEEYARLEPEKDAPNAPPRYIRQTREIEVGVERFLSATPKQKTGERLTSNILEDIATQIHHTILSVPDASKRSELWDSLVVVGNGSKIKGFTQALLNTITQKYVLSPSATIFTSELPSNFSTPMPTGGTNTPAPGQTGPFNTPGHGVNPLLVAATHSNNPTAGNMPGTPSMDPSMASHYRSTGHSQTPTSVKTLKPPEYFPEWKEHGNSNVPGTSGSAGMNNGPNAGPGGPGAPSGGHGMEEAVFLGAQVASKVVFVIDQGLSKGFMTRVEYNENGPSAIHEYSM, translated from the exons ATGCCGCCTTTCAAAGATGAACACATTTTG ATAATCGCGCCAGGCTCGCAGGTGACCCTGGCGCAACTGGGTCTTCCCGAATCATTCACACCCGCTCGCTATCGCTTTCCCACGCGGATGTTCCCTGCCGAAAAGAAGGGTGAATTTGAACCATACAAGATCCGCGAGCGACGACAGGATGGGAAACCTAGCAATGGGACAAGCGCGCCCAaggaggatgtggagatgaAAGATGCGGAAACCTCCGCTCCAGAAGCCACAGGCAACAATGAGGCCGCCCCCAAGCCCGAGAATGGAGAACAAGAGGACAAGAAAGAGCCCGCTGAGGGCCAGGAAACCAACGGGGAGACGAAAAAGGAGGCCCAGCAGATCTTCTACGAGGAGGACGTTACATCGGATGAGGGGGCTATCTACCCCCTCGAGAATGGGCACATTGTCGACTGGCCGTGTTTCTTTGCTCTCCTAACACATGTTCACAATACCCTCAGTCCCCCATTTCACACGCCGATTATGCTTATCTCCCAACCGGCCTGGTCAGCACGCGACCGCGAGGCAATCACACAGTTTGTGTTTGAGAAGTTCAAGACGCCCGCCTTCTGCATGATGGATTCCGCTCTCGCCATTTGCTATGGATACGGTACCTCGACTGCGGCGGTTGTCGACGTTGGCAAAGGGAAAGTGGATGTCACCGCCGTCACGGATTTCCTTGTCAATGAGCATGGACGAGGGATTGCCCTGGAAGGTTGTGGTGGAGATTACATGACGGACAGACTTCAAGAGCTGCTGGGGTCGAAGGGCTTCACAAGAGAGATGTGCGAGCAGTTGAAGAGGAGTAACATTACCGAAATTCTACCTGCTGGAACGCCCTTGCCTGGCACCGCTGCCACCGCACGACAGAACCCTAACCCTGCCGCTGCAGCTTCTACGGGAGGACAAGACGGAGGTCCCAATGATGCCGTTCCCCGCGGCCCTGGTGAAGGCACTCAAACTGGCCCGGAAGGCAccaatggagaagatgaagatgagggcGTGCTGGATGTTGCAGCTATTGTCAGCGGCAACACCAGCGAGTTCCTAGcaaacagagaaaaagagaaagcgGAGAAGTCGAGTTCCAAAAAGGGCTCGGTTGACCAAAGTGGGAAGCCTATTCGTCTTCCCAACtccaagaaagagaaggccTCATTCCAATACGAGGAATACGCGCGATTGGAGCCGGAAAAAGACGCGCCCAACGCTCCTCCACGATACATCCGCCAGACACGAGAGATCGAAGTCGGCGTTGAGCGTTTCCTGTCTGCCACTCCAAAGCAAAAAACTGGGGAACGTTTAACCAGCAATATCCTTGAAGATATTGCAACACAAATCCACCATACTATCCTTTCTGTACCAGACGCCAGCAAGCGCAGCGAACTGTGGGATTCGTTGGTCGTTGTTGGTAACGGCAGTAAGATCAAGG GATTCACCCAAGCTCTGCTTAACACCATCACACAAAAGTATGTTCTCTCGCCATCTGCCACCATTTTCACTTCTGAGCTCCCCTCCAATTTCTCCACCCCCATGCCGACGGGAGGTACCAACACTCCCGCACCTGGTCAAACCGGACCTTTTAATACTCCTGGCCACGGAGTGAACCCCCTGCTTGTTGCTGCAACACATTCGAACAACCCGACGGCTGGAAATATGCCAGGAACCCCATCAATGGATCCTTCGATGGCTTCCCACTATCGCTCAACTGGCCATTCTCAGACCCCAACCTCCGTCAAGACCCTGAAGCCCCCAGAGTACTTCCCGGAGTGGAAGGAGCACGGCAACTCCAACGTTCCTGGGACCAGCGGGTCTGCAGGAATGAACAACGGGCCCAACGCTGGGCCTGGTGGCCCAGGTGCGCCCAGTGGCGGTCACGGTATGGAGGAAGCGGTATTCCTAGGAGCCCAAGTTGCTTCTAAGGTTGTTTTCGTTATTGATCAAGGTCTCAGTAAGGGGTTCATGACCCGTGTGGAGTATAATGAGAATGGGCCCTCTGCAATCCATGAATATTCCATGTGA